CTACCCCCCATTTGAAACCGTCAACACGAACACCGGCAAGCCGGACGGCTTCGACATCGATCTGATCAAAGAAATCTGCGCCCTCAACGGCTGGGCCCCTGAGTTCATCGTGACGCCGTTCGACGGCATGATTCCCGGCCTGAACGGCAAGAAGTACGATGTTGCCATTAGCGCCATGACAATCACACCCGAACGGGCGGCGCAGATAGATTTCTCTGAGCCGTATTACCTGGCGGGACAGACAATCGCCGTGCCGGAGTCAGTCACCACTATTGGCGGCTTGCCGGATCTGTACGGCAAAAAAGTCGGCGTGCAACTGGGCACCACCGGCGAGATTATGGCGAAGAATACAACTGGACTCGAGGTGTTCTCATTTGACAACATCGGCTCAGCGTTTATCGACATGGCAAATGGTAACCTCGATGCGGTGTTGAACGACTACCCGACTACACAGGCGTATATCAAGAGCCACGGCGGATCCAAAATGGTGGGGCCTATCTTGAGCAAAGAGCAGTACGGTATCGCTGTGCGCAAAGGGGATGCGGAACTATTGCAAGAGATCAACCACGCCCTCACCGAACTCAAGAACTCCGGCAAGTACTCGGAGTTACACCAAAAATGGTTCGGCTCCGAACCGGCCGAGGAATAGATGAACTAGACAAGTAAACGGCAGACCTCCCGGTCTGCCGCCCGTCGGCACACGAGGACGTGTGCCGTTTATCACTGAATCAATTTCTCCCACAGCAAGCTGTGGGGCACCGGTTTCGGTCCTTCTCCCTCTCAGGGAGAAGGTGGCCGAAGGCCGGATGAGGGTCTTCTTCTCCTACACCCGCTTCTTCGCCAGATGCACCGACATCCCGTGCAGATCGTGCGCCGCTTCCATAATCGACTCCGATATTACCGGATGGCCGAATATCAGATTCCCAAGCTGAGTCACCGTCAGCCCCTGATTGATCGCCAGCGCCGCCACATGAATGATCTCGGTCGCATGAATGCCGACTATATGCACACCGAGCAGCTTGTCCGTCTTCTTATCGCCGATAATCTTGACTTCGCCTGCGATTTCGTTCTCCGCCTGCGCTTTGCCCAGCGCGCGTAACGG
This Candidatus Zixiibacteriota bacterium DNA region includes the following protein-coding sequences:
- a CDS encoding basic amino acid ABC transporter substrate-binding protein, with the protein product MSRPSHFIAVILSLLSATPILTGCGQKSERAQETSTLRIGTDATYPPFETVNTNTGKPDGFDIDLIKEICALNGWAPEFIVTPFDGMIPGLNGKKYDVAISAMTITPERAAQIDFSEPYYLAGQTIAVPESVTTIGGLPDLYGKKVGVQLGTTGEIMAKNTTGLEVFSFDNIGSAFIDMANGNLDAVLNDYPTTQAYIKSHGGSKMVGPILSKEQYGIAVRKGDAELLQEINHALTELKNSGKYSELHQKWFGSEPAEE